The genomic segment GCTGGGGGAAACCGCCGCGGCGAACTCGGCGGATGACGGCAGTTTCGCCGCCATGTCCGCGGGGATTGCCCCGCGGGCTTCCAGGTCCGCCTGCTGCACCCCGTGCGCGAAGCCCTTCATCCAGGCCAACTGGCCTTCATCGGAATGGAGGATTTCCATCCACACTTTGGCGCAGTTGGGATGCGGCGCATACGCACTGATTCCCTGGACATACATGCTGGCGATCGTCGGGGAGGGGTAGACGACATCAGCATTGGGGTTCCCGGCCCATTCAGCGACGTAACCCTGACCCAGGTAGTCCCAGGTGAACACGATCGGGGTTGCACCCTGGGCAATGGTGCCTGGCTTGGCGATCACCGGGACGAAGTTGCCTGCATCGTTCATAGCCTTGAAGTAGTCAAGGCCGGGCTGAGCGTCGTCCAAGGAACCGCCGTTGGCCAGTGTAGCCGCGAAGACGGTCTGGATGGCCTGATTCGAGCTGCGTGGATCTCCACTCAGCGCAACCTGGCCGCTGTATTCCGGCTTGAGCAGGTCCTCCCAGTTGGCTGGCACGTTCTTGACAGCGTCGGTATTGGTCAGCATGGCCATGACGCCGTAGTAGCCACCCGTCCAATTGCCGTCCGGATCCTTGGCGGGAAGGCCCAGGAGGGTATCGGGGATCTTGTCCCAAGTCGAGACCTTATAGGGCTGGAGGATGCCCTTATCGATGCCCTCCTTGCCATAGGCATAGCCGACATCCACGATGTCAGGAGCCTGCGGGCCCTTGTTGTCCTTGTTGGCTTCGATGGCCGCAAACTCATCCGCCGAACCCGCGTTGGGGTCGAGCGAATTGATCTTGACGCCGGTCGTCGCCTGGAAGTCAGCGAAGATCTCGCCATAGTTGGCCCAGTCGGGCGGCGTGGCGATGATCGTGACCATGCCTTCCTTCTTGCAGGCGTCGACGAGTTCCTGCGGCACACTCTTGACCACCGTACCCGTGTATCCCTCGGCGACGTCGGGGGCGGCCGGGGCCTTGGCACCGCAAGCACCAAGAACGAGGCTGACAAGCAGCATCGCGGCGAACAGTTTCTTGACAGTCATGAGCTTCTTCTCCTCCGTCTAGAGAATATCGACAAGATACCTTTGGGGTGTCCTGTCGTCGTGTCTCCCACCCTCCACGGCGGCTCGCTGTGCCTGCTGGGAGCATGGGGCCAGATCGTCGAGTGGCTCGGATTCTCTGTTTATCGCTGGATCGTGGGCTCGGCTGACCTCCTGCCGCCGCGTCTGTGGGCCGACCGCCCGGACACGGCGCACCGGTGTTTCGACTACTTGTAGCACGCTCCGCGGAAGTGTCAAAGCCTCTTGACACCCCGCTGACCGGAGATTCGGCGCTTGACTGCAGCTCCCTGGGCGGCTTCCGCCGCCCAGGGAAGCATCGCCACGGCCC from the Anaerolineales bacterium genome contains:
- a CDS encoding ABC transporter substrate-binding protein produces the protein MTVKKLFAAMLLVSLVLGACGAKAPAAPDVAEGYTGTVVKSVPQELVDACKKEGMVTIIATPPDWANYGEIFADFQATTGVKINSLDPNAGSADEFAAIEANKDNKGPQAPDIVDVGYAYGKEGIDKGILQPYKVSTWDKIPDTLLGLPAKDPDGNWTGGYYGVMAMLTNTDAVKNVPANWEDLLKPEYSGQVALSGDPRSSNQAIQTVFAATLANGGSLDDAQPGLDYFKAMNDAGNFVPVIAKPGTIAQGATPIVFTWDYLGQGYVAEWAGNPNADVVYPSPTIASMYVQGISAYAPHPNCAKVWMEILHSDEGQLAWMKGFAHGVQQADLEARGAIPADMAAKLPSSAEFAAAVSPSPDQLAAAKELITNGWMTTVGVEIPTPAP